From the genome of Ictalurus furcatus strain D&B chromosome 4, Billie_1.0, whole genome shotgun sequence, one region includes:
- the LOC128606649 gene encoding uncharacterized protein C11orf16 homolog, which produces MGNPFSVTPCVLGKVARGAEFFPGCRVLARREVDGFYYLGIIVHQLQDRGGLFMVTFVQCLPKDDTMMEIISPQLTCQPDMVNITQAHKHSIVPGDTVLAPWEFQMSRYGPGRVVSGMEVRDSVKGGMGDGLVVLFWNGIRLHVPKDLAVWIPASYHEQIIRELQPNVLRPGCLNNSHCSHINWSPACCINHINHCLPTTPSMCLCPIKNCPLSNQSLLMDNQWKAHEINPDQVNELTASQEMKTDLSSSDSSENEEEVTNEKLNSTPELVSCSVNTEISYLNKSHTEPQSRPA; this is translated from the exons ATGGGAAATCCCTTTAGTGTGACACCGTGTGTTTTAGGGAAGGTAGCAAGAGGTGCTGAGTTCTTTCCAGGTTGCCGTGTGTTAGCAAGAAGAGAGGTAGATGGATTCTACTACTTGGGGATAATTGTACACCAGCTACAG GACAGGGGAGGACTCTTTATGGTGACATTTGTTCAGTGTTTGCCCAAAGATGACACCATGATGGAAATCATATCACCTCAGTTAACATGTCAACCTGACATGGTGAATATAACACAGGCACATAAGCACAGTATAGTACCAGGAGACACAGTATTAGCTCCTTGGGAATTTCAGATGAGCAGATATGGTCCTGGAAGAGTTGTTTCAGGCATGGAAGTAAGAGATTCAGTGAAGG GTGGAATGGGAGATGGTCTAGTGGTGCTGTTTTGGAATGGAATCAGACTGCACGTTCCAAAAGACCTGGCTGTTTGGATACCTGCTTCTTACCATGAGCAAATAATCAGGGAACTGCAGCCTAATGTGCTCAGACCAGGTTGCTTAAACAACAGCCACTGTAGTCACATTAACTGGTCACCAGCCTGCTGCATAAATCACATAAATCACTGTCTTCCAACAACTCCCTCAATGTGCCTTTGCCCAATCAAGAACTGTCCCCTCTCTAATCAAAGCCTTCTTATGGACAATCAATGGAAGGCACATGAGATTAATCCTGACCAAGTAAATGAGCTGACAGCTTCTCAGGAGATGAAGACTGATTTGTCTTCTTCAGACTCAAGCGAAAACGAGGAAGAAGTTACAAATGAAAAGTTAAATTCCACACCAGAACTGGTGAGCTGCTCAGTGAACACGGAGATCTCATACCTGAATAAGTCCCATACTGAGCCACAGAGTAGACCAGCCTAG
- the akip1 gene encoding A-kinase-interacting protein 1, whose product MFTGIRNNRKTSRVPVIRRRVIMAGRCWLDASLDRSSKLGLEVLQRAKRRSESWKNVGSSHGDDSCTEKHTEDLEHPAAHMTLDNAFAKIMECMSETSNQCKRFYRSASAAELHEQERTHMCRFHAKQLLRTSRQIQTTTLTSKRAHYTALSEPEDFLIEVSPGTYAITAGMQDAGPQTRVVHISAGESMRLTFNL is encoded by the exons ATGTTCACAGGAATTAGAAATAACAGGAAAACATCTCGTGTT CCTGTGATCAGGAGGAGAGTGATCATGGCAGGTCGGTGTTGGCTGGACGCTTCACTTGATCGTTCGTCTAAACTCGGACTTGAGGTGTTGCAGAGAGCCAAAAGACGGTCGGAATCCTGGAAGAATGTCGGATCATCTCACGGAGATGATTCCTGCACCGAGAAACACACGGAG gATCTGGAACATCCTGCTGCCCATATGACCTTGGATAATGCTTTTGCAAAAATAATGGAGTGCATGTCTGAAACCAGCAATCAATGCAAG AGGTTTTACAGGTCTGCAAGTGCAGCAGAGCTTCATGAACAAGAGCGAACCCATATGTGTCGCTTTCATGCTAAGCAGCTTCTACGGACTTCAAGGCAAATTCAAACCACTACCTTAACCTCCAAAAGGGCTCATTACACT GCTTTGTCTGAGCCAGAGGATTTCTTGATTGAAGTGTCTCCAGGCACTTATGCCATCACAGCAGGAATGCAGGATGCTGGCCCACAGACCCGAGTGGTGCACATCAGTGCAGGGGAGAGTATGAGACTCACATTCAACCTCTGA